One genomic region from Muriicola soli encodes:
- a CDS encoding dipeptidase, with protein sequence MTEPKAYIENNKERILNELIEILKIPSISADSAFSHDVLHMAETVQNALQNAGCTHTEICETEGYPIVYGERMTDPALPTVLVYGHYDVQPPDPLNLWTSPPFEPVIKKTALHPEGAIYARGACDDKGQMYMHVKALEYMVENNSLPCNVKFMIEGEEEVGSNSLVTFVKENKKKLANDIILISDTGMIAKDVPSITTGLRGLSYVEVEVTGPNRDLHSGLYGGAVANPINVLAKMIASLHDENNHITIPGFYDKVEELTKEERAAMAEAPFDLKAYQDEIGIESVYGEKGYTTNERNSIRPTLDVNGIWGGYTGEGAKTVIASKAYAKISMRLVPHQDWKEITTLFSTHFKNIAPKGVTVKVTPHHGGQGYVTPIDFIGYRAAEKAYEKTFGKKPIPQRSGGSIPIVALFEQELGSKTILMGFGLDSDAIHSPNEHFGVENYLKGIETIPYFYQYFTEMSK encoded by the coding sequence ATGACAGAGCCCAAAGCCTATATTGAAAATAACAAAGAACGTATCCTCAACGAACTCATAGAAATATTAAAAATTCCTTCCATAAGTGCTGATTCAGCTTTTTCCCATGACGTACTTCATATGGCTGAAACCGTGCAAAACGCTTTGCAAAATGCAGGTTGTACACATACTGAAATCTGCGAGACAGAGGGATATCCTATCGTATACGGGGAAAGGATGACAGACCCCGCTCTCCCAACCGTACTGGTGTACGGCCATTATGACGTTCAACCTCCTGACCCCCTCAATCTATGGACTTCCCCTCCTTTTGAGCCAGTGATAAAAAAGACCGCCCTCCATCCTGAAGGGGCCATCTATGCAAGGGGAGCTTGTGACGACAAAGGACAGATGTATATGCACGTAAAGGCACTGGAGTATATGGTTGAAAACAATTCTCTGCCCTGTAATGTGAAATTTATGATTGAGGGAGAAGAAGAAGTGGGCAGCAATAGCCTGGTCACCTTTGTAAAAGAAAACAAGAAAAAACTGGCTAACGATATCATCCTTATATCAGACACCGGCATGATCGCTAAAGACGTTCCTTCGATCACTACCGGACTTAGAGGACTGAGTTATGTTGAAGTTGAAGTAACCGGACCTAACAGGGACCTGCATTCAGGCTTGTACGGAGGGGCAGTAGCCAACCCTATCAATGTACTGGCCAAAATGATTGCATCCCTGCACGACGAAAACAACCATATCACCATCCCCGGCTTTTACGACAAAGTAGAAGAGCTCACAAAGGAAGAACGCGCTGCCATGGCAGAAGCCCCCTTTGATCTTAAAGCTTATCAGGACGAAATTGGGATCGAATCCGTTTACGGTGAAAAAGGATATACCACTAATGAGCGTAATTCCATCAGGCCAACCCTTGATGTCAACGGTATCTGGGGTGGCTACACCGGCGAAGGTGCCAAGACCGTTATTGCCAGTAAAGCCTATGCGAAAATTTCGATGCGATTGGTCCCCCACCAGGATTGGAAAGAAATCACAACTCTTTTTTCTACACATTTTAAAAACATCGCTCCCAAAGGAGTGACGGTAAAAGTGACACCCCACCACGGTGGACAAGGCTATGTAACACCCATCGATTTTATCGGTTACAGGGCAGCTGAGAAAGCCTATGAAAAGACATTTGGTAAAAAACCCATCCCTCAAAGAAGCGGGGGAAGCATCCCGATCGTAGCTTTATTTGAACAGGAACTGGGAAGTAAAACCATTCTAATGGGCTTTGGCTTAGACAGCGATGCCATACATTCACCCAACGAACATTTTGGAGTCGAAAACTACCTCAAAGGAATCGAAACCATTCCTTATTTCTATCAGTATTTTACCGAAATGTCAAAATAA
- a CDS encoding MmcQ/YjbR family DNA-binding protein, with protein MNVEELRAYCLAKKGVTEEFPFDEVTLVFKVMGKMFALVPLERLPSQVNLKCDPERSLELREQYDGVVTPAFHMSKTHWNTLFFEQLPSTLLASLTDHSYELVIANFTKKLRSEYDSL; from the coding sequence ATGAATGTTGAGGAATTAAGAGCGTATTGTCTGGCTAAAAAGGGAGTCACAGAAGAATTTCCCTTTGATGAGGTAACGCTTGTCTTTAAAGTTATGGGGAAGATGTTTGCCTTGGTTCCCTTAGAACGGCTACCCTCTCAGGTAAACCTCAAATGTGATCCCGAAAGATCGCTGGAATTACGTGAACAATACGACGGCGTGGTTACCCCGGCCTTTCACATGAGTAAAACCCATTGGAATACCTTGTTTTTTGAACAATTGCCCTCAACGCTACTTGCCAGTCTTACAGATCACTCCTACGAGCTGGTGATTGCCAATTTTACCAAAAAATTAAGGTCGGAATACGACTCACTTTAA
- a CDS encoding DUF4407 domain-containing protein, translated as MIQRFFILCSGADASILETCSQGERNKYAGIGATVFFTAVMAFLAAGYALYTVFDNVYTALGFGLVWGLLIFNLDRFIVSTIKKRNSFRSEFLQATPRLLLAVIIAVVISKPLEMKIFEKEIDQVLLEQKNELTLANKEQIALQYSPLVADLEQDIVQLKEEVASKEAETNALYDTYISEAEGRAGTMLLGKGPVYKEKREKHDAALLELRELKSDNAERIAAIEGQISKLNTEYETAVVNSQPIIDGFDGLMARINALGELAWFPSFFIFLLFLAIETAPIVVKLLAPKGPYDFKLEEEESTVEAWVTQKVSQRQHIMATDAVLNEKIYGEIQEEERVYAHKKQKAEELLRLQADAFHELQVKGL; from the coding sequence ATGATACAACGCTTTTTTATCCTCTGCTCGGGGGCAGACGCCTCTATTCTTGAAACTTGTTCGCAAGGCGAACGCAACAAATACGCCGGTATAGGTGCTACCGTATTTTTTACGGCAGTAATGGCTTTTCTGGCCGCCGGATATGCCCTTTACACGGTTTTTGACAATGTCTACACCGCCCTTGGATTTGGCCTGGTCTGGGGACTGCTGATCTTCAACCTGGATCGCTTTATCGTTTCTACAATTAAGAAACGGAATAGTTTTAGAAGTGAATTCCTCCAGGCAACGCCAAGATTACTGCTGGCTGTGATTATTGCAGTAGTTATCTCCAAACCCCTGGAGATGAAAATTTTCGAAAAAGAAATCGACCAGGTTTTACTCGAACAAAAAAATGAGCTCACCCTGGCAAACAAAGAACAAATAGCCCTACAATACAGTCCGCTTGTCGCCGACCTGGAACAGGATATTGTACAGCTCAAAGAGGAAGTTGCCTCTAAGGAAGCAGAGACCAATGCCCTATACGATACCTATATTTCCGAAGCTGAAGGAAGAGCGGGTACTATGTTACTGGGAAAGGGTCCTGTGTATAAAGAGAAAAGAGAGAAGCATGACGCCGCTCTGCTCGAACTGCGTGAACTGAAGTCAGATAATGCGGAAAGAATCGCCGCTATAGAGGGCCAGATCAGCAAGCTGAATACAGAATACGAAACAGCCGTGGTTAATTCTCAGCCTATTATTGACGGGTTCGACGGACTTATGGCCAGAATCAATGCCTTGGGTGAACTGGCCTGGTTTCCTTCCTTTTTTATCTTCCTTCTTTTCCTCGCTATTGAAACCGCTCCTATCGTTGTAAAACTTCTGGCTCCAAAAGGGCCGTACGATTTTAAACTCGAGGAAGAAGAAAGCACGGTTGAAGCCTGGGTGACTCAGAAAGTATCGCAGCGGCAGCATATTATGGCGACAGATGCAGTTCTGAATGAGAAAATCTACGGGGAAATACAAGAAGAAGAACGGGTATATGCCCATAAAAAACAAAAGGCAGAGGAGCTGCTGAGACTTCAGGCAGATGCCTTTCACGAATTGCAGGTAAAAGGATTATAG